Genomic DNA from uncultured Flavobacterium sp.:
AGATTATTAGACTTCTTAGATATTTAGAACCGAAGTAGAAATGCTTCGGTTTTTTAATTTGATTTTGACTGTAAACAAATGTTATTTATCTTCACTGACTTTTAAATCTTAATCTTACAAAATAATAAATTGAAAAAATATTTTAAAATTTTCCTTTTCCTTGCAATTATCGGATTGATTGCTGTTGTCTCTGTAAATTATTACGTAAAATCAACAACTAAAAAAGACATTTATTATTCCCTTAAAAGATTTCCAAAAAATGATGTGGGAATTATTTTTGGTGCGGGAATTAATGGGAACCAGCCAAGCAAATATTTAAAAGACAGACTTGATGCCGGAATTCTGTTATACAAATCAAAACGTATCAATAAAATTCTGCTTTCAGGAGATAATGGCCGTGATGAACATGATGAAATAACGGTAATGAAAAACTACTGTTTTAATCACGGAGTAGACACTACAAAAATCTTTGTTGATTATGCCGGTTTCGATACTTATTCAACAATGTATCGCGCTAAGCATATTTTTAAAATCAAAAAAGCGACTTTAATTACTCAGGAATATCATTTAAACCGAGCAATTTATATCGGACAAAAACTCGGAATTAAATCTGTTGGTTATTCTGCCAATCATGGAGAATATCTTGGATATAAATATGTTTGTTTTAGAGAATATAGTTCCAGATTTAAATCTTTTTTGGATGTTTTAAGAAATCGGGAGCCTCGGTTTGTTGGAAATCCAATTGATATCAATGGAGTTTCAAATTATTCTAAAGACGATAAAAGATAAAAAAAATCCGAAGTAAAAATTTACTTCGGATTTTTTTATGAATTTAATCATAACAACAATCAATGTATGAGTGTGTTTTGATTTTATTTATAAAGGACTACGTTATATATCCCTTTCTAAATTTTTCTATACTCGTCCCGGCTGCACTAACCATTTTCCTGCACTTGTTAAGGTAACAGTGACCTCTGAATTTTTAAAATTGCTTAATTCGATTTTTGCAGAGTCTTTGGGAATTGTTGCAAGATCAGCAAGTTCATCACTTGCAAAAGAACCAGTGGAGATATAAAATGAAAACTTTGGAGTAATTATGAATAGTTCATTTGGAGATGGAGACCAAGTAACTCCCAAAAATCCACTTTCTGTCTGAATACCAAAGCTCGCGTTACTGTACCACTTTCCACTTTCATTTTTAGATCTATCAAATGAATTAGATAGTAAACCAATAGTATTATTTGGACTTTCGTGACCTTGTAGTAGATTCAGATTTGGTCCTTGCCTGGGAGGTGTACTGGCATACTCAGCTTCCCATTTTTGTTTGTATTCAGCATCTATAATAATACTTGAGTCAATTTGAACACCTAAACCTACTGCACGATTTGATGCACCTGCTCCCAAAGAATATTGAGTCGGAATAATGAACTTATTTGTTCCTCCATAATTTGGACGTACAGCAAGAGAAGTAGATGAATTTGCATAAACTCCGCTACTAGGCACCCCATCTGGTTTTTCTAAAAAACACCAGAAATCTTTCACTTCATGGCTTTCATTTTTTAAATAAATACTGTAATTAGTTGTTGAATTTAATGCTTCCATATTTAACATGATTTAATATATTTTGATTGTTT
This window encodes:
- a CDS encoding ElyC/SanA/YdcF family protein → MKKYFKIFLFLAIIGLIAVVSVNYYVKSTTKKDIYYSLKRFPKNDVGIIFGAGINGNQPSKYLKDRLDAGILLYKSKRINKILLSGDNGRDEHDEITVMKNYCFNHGVDTTKIFVDYAGFDTYSTMYRAKHIFKIKKATLITQEYHLNRAIYIGQKLGIKSVGYSANHGEYLGYKYVCFREYSSRFKSFLDVLRNREPRFVGNPIDINGVSNYSKDDKR